The following coding sequences are from one Salvia hispanica cultivar TCC Black 2014 chromosome 3, UniMelb_Shisp_WGS_1.0, whole genome shotgun sequence window:
- the LOC125214774 gene encoding uncharacterized protein LOC125214774 isoform X1 — MLCASLSNQQMTKMMTASSLALPCSRYNFGGCWIGCGKGKSAASTSNAAVKKMRLSISPLASSAALDTSPNLSRPDFYKEVLESARDKFTMEISFQSKDKDISLAKALLYVAAEDEAYLALNREMDARSIHNERKDTSSPPDAQGWDSVESMPMAGKDINGWLAELDTIANEVKAELVPREIGCDMGEVLDAVNKVLFEYRGLKRSPVLVDSKCSYLHSALSSGGASAILLSVVYIEVCQRLNLSIVGSRVGEDFLIWPRTGNPEELFKVISGHSLFAVVNGKCVDDPRSRASDVNSNSLLGLDVATNRDIIGITLANLIRLYWKRASRTNHGLMLTSPLRCVHNSEEKLNKSMPLLRPQELRLAIMASERLLILQPHNWAMRRDYGMMLYYSREYEAAVQELSICMAFAPEEEAEVLEPFVEKLHLMRLETSWNALGQKGRLTVP, encoded by the exons atgcTGTGCGCTTCATTGAGTAATCAGCAGATGACAAAGATGATGACTGCATCTTCCTTAGCTCTGCCTTGTAGCAG GTATAATTTTGGTGGATGTTGGATTGGTTGTGGTAAAGGGAAGAGTGCTGCTTCCACCAGCAATGCTGCAGTCAAGAAGATGAGGTTGAGCATTTCACCTCTGGCTTCTTCTGCTGCCTTAGATACCTCTCCCAATTTGTCGAGACCCGATTTCTATAAGGAG GTGCTTGAATCTGCTCGAGACAAGTTTACTATGGAGATATCTTTCCAATCTAAGGATAAAGATATTTCACTTGCAAAG GCTTTGCTCTATGTTGCCGCGGAAGATGAGGCGTATCTGGCTCTCAATCGTGAGATGGATGCTCGTTCAATCCACAATGAGAGGAAAGATACATCGTCGCCACCTGATGCCCAAGGGTGGGATTCTGTGGAGTCCATGCCAATGGCTGGAAAGGATATAAACGGGTGGTTGGCGGAGCTGGACACCATAGCAAACGAGGTTAAGGCCGAGTTGGTTCCAAGAGAGATCGGATGTGATATGGGAGAAGTGTTAGATGCAGTGAACAAAGTCCTCTTCGAGTATAGAGGTTTAAAGAGGTCACCTGTCTTAGTAGACTCGAAGTGCTCGTACCTGCACTCAGCATTAAGCTCTGGTGGCGCCAGCG CAATCTTGCTTAGTGTCGTCTACATTGAAGTTTGCCAAAGACTCAATCTTTCTATTGTGGGATCTCGTGTCGGGGAAGATTTTTTGATATGGCCCCGAACTGGAAATCCTGAG GAGTTGTTCAAAGTGATCTCAGGGCACAGCTTGTTCGCGGTTGTCAACGGGAAGTGCGTGGACGATCCACGGTCTAGGGCCTCAGATGTGAATAGCAACTCACTTTTGGGGCTAGACGTTGCAACCAACCGAGATATCATTGGAATCACTCTAGCCAATTTAATT CGGCTTTACTGGAAACGTGCTTCGAGAACGAATCACGGGTTGATGCTGACTTCTCCGCTCCGTTGTGTCCACAACTCTGAGGAGAAGCTCAACAAGAGCATGCCTCTACTGCGCCCTCAGGAGCTGAG GCTCGCGATCATGGCTTCGGAGAGGTTACTGATCCTTCAGCCGCACAATTGGGCTATGAGAAGAGACTATGGCATGATGCTCTACTACAGCCG aGAATATGAGGCCGCGGTTCAAGAGCTCAGCATCTGCATGGCCTTTGCACCGGAAGAAGAAGCCGAGGTTCTTGAGCCTTTTGTCGAGAAGCTGCATCTTATGCGGCTTGAGACGTCGTGGAATGCATTGGGACAAAAGGGCCGGTTAACGGTGCCTTGA
- the LOC125214774 gene encoding uncharacterized protein LOC125214774 isoform X2, with protein sequence MLCASLSNQQMTKMMTASSLALPCSRYNFGGCWIGCGKGKSAASTSNAAVKKMRLSISPLASSAALDTSPNLSRPDFYKEVLESARDKFTMEISFQSKDKDISLAKALLYVAAEDEAYLALNREMDARSIHNERKDTSSPPDAQGWDSVESMPMAGKDINGWLAELDTIANEVKAELVPREIGCDMGEVLDAVNKVLFEYRGLKRSPVLVDSKCSYLHSALSSGGASAILLSVVYIEVCQRLNLSIVGSRVGEDFLIWPRTGNPEELFKVISGHSLFAVVNGKCVDDPRSRASDVNSNSLLGLDVATNRDIIGITLANLIRLYWKRASRTNHGLMLTSPLRCVHNSEEKLNKSMPLLRPQELR encoded by the exons atgcTGTGCGCTTCATTGAGTAATCAGCAGATGACAAAGATGATGACTGCATCTTCCTTAGCTCTGCCTTGTAGCAG GTATAATTTTGGTGGATGTTGGATTGGTTGTGGTAAAGGGAAGAGTGCTGCTTCCACCAGCAATGCTGCAGTCAAGAAGATGAGGTTGAGCATTTCACCTCTGGCTTCTTCTGCTGCCTTAGATACCTCTCCCAATTTGTCGAGACCCGATTTCTATAAGGAG GTGCTTGAATCTGCTCGAGACAAGTTTACTATGGAGATATCTTTCCAATCTAAGGATAAAGATATTTCACTTGCAAAG GCTTTGCTCTATGTTGCCGCGGAAGATGAGGCGTATCTGGCTCTCAATCGTGAGATGGATGCTCGTTCAATCCACAATGAGAGGAAAGATACATCGTCGCCACCTGATGCCCAAGGGTGGGATTCTGTGGAGTCCATGCCAATGGCTGGAAAGGATATAAACGGGTGGTTGGCGGAGCTGGACACCATAGCAAACGAGGTTAAGGCCGAGTTGGTTCCAAGAGAGATCGGATGTGATATGGGAGAAGTGTTAGATGCAGTGAACAAAGTCCTCTTCGAGTATAGAGGTTTAAAGAGGTCACCTGTCTTAGTAGACTCGAAGTGCTCGTACCTGCACTCAGCATTAAGCTCTGGTGGCGCCAGCG CAATCTTGCTTAGTGTCGTCTACATTGAAGTTTGCCAAAGACTCAATCTTTCTATTGTGGGATCTCGTGTCGGGGAAGATTTTTTGATATGGCCCCGAACTGGAAATCCTGAG GAGTTGTTCAAAGTGATCTCAGGGCACAGCTTGTTCGCGGTTGTCAACGGGAAGTGCGTGGACGATCCACGGTCTAGGGCCTCAGATGTGAATAGCAACTCACTTTTGGGGCTAGACGTTGCAACCAACCGAGATATCATTGGAATCACTCTAGCCAATTTAATT CGGCTTTACTGGAAACGTGCTTCGAGAACGAATCACGGGTTGATGCTGACTTCTCCGCTCCGTTGTGTCCACAACTCTGAGGAGAAGCTCAACAAGAGCATGCCTCTACTGCGCCCTCAGGAGCTGAGGTAG
- the LOC125214774 gene encoding uncharacterized protein LOC125214774 isoform X3 yields the protein MEISFQSKDKDISLAKALLYVAAEDEAYLALNREMDARSIHNERKDTSSPPDAQGWDSVESMPMAGKDINGWLAELDTIANEVKAELVPREIGCDMGEVLDAVNKVLFEYRGLKRSPVLVDSKCSYLHSALSSGGASAILLSVVYIEVCQRLNLSIVGSRVGEDFLIWPRTGNPEELFKVISGHSLFAVVNGKCVDDPRSRASDVNSNSLLGLDVATNRDIIGITLANLIRLYWKRASRTNHGLMLTSPLRCVHNSEEKLNKSMPLLRPQELRLAIMASERLLILQPHNWAMRRDYGMMLYYSREYEAAVQELSICMAFAPEEEAEVLEPFVEKLHLMRLETSWNALGQKGRLTVP from the exons ATGGAGATATCTTTCCAATCTAAGGATAAAGATATTTCACTTGCAAAG GCTTTGCTCTATGTTGCCGCGGAAGATGAGGCGTATCTGGCTCTCAATCGTGAGATGGATGCTCGTTCAATCCACAATGAGAGGAAAGATACATCGTCGCCACCTGATGCCCAAGGGTGGGATTCTGTGGAGTCCATGCCAATGGCTGGAAAGGATATAAACGGGTGGTTGGCGGAGCTGGACACCATAGCAAACGAGGTTAAGGCCGAGTTGGTTCCAAGAGAGATCGGATGTGATATGGGAGAAGTGTTAGATGCAGTGAACAAAGTCCTCTTCGAGTATAGAGGTTTAAAGAGGTCACCTGTCTTAGTAGACTCGAAGTGCTCGTACCTGCACTCAGCATTAAGCTCTGGTGGCGCCAGCG CAATCTTGCTTAGTGTCGTCTACATTGAAGTTTGCCAAAGACTCAATCTTTCTATTGTGGGATCTCGTGTCGGGGAAGATTTTTTGATATGGCCCCGAACTGGAAATCCTGAG GAGTTGTTCAAAGTGATCTCAGGGCACAGCTTGTTCGCGGTTGTCAACGGGAAGTGCGTGGACGATCCACGGTCTAGGGCCTCAGATGTGAATAGCAACTCACTTTTGGGGCTAGACGTTGCAACCAACCGAGATATCATTGGAATCACTCTAGCCAATTTAATT CGGCTTTACTGGAAACGTGCTTCGAGAACGAATCACGGGTTGATGCTGACTTCTCCGCTCCGTTGTGTCCACAACTCTGAGGAGAAGCTCAACAAGAGCATGCCTCTACTGCGCCCTCAGGAGCTGAG GCTCGCGATCATGGCTTCGGAGAGGTTACTGATCCTTCAGCCGCACAATTGGGCTATGAGAAGAGACTATGGCATGATGCTCTACTACAGCCG aGAATATGAGGCCGCGGTTCAAGAGCTCAGCATCTGCATGGCCTTTGCACCGGAAGAAGAAGCCGAGGTTCTTGAGCCTTTTGTCGAGAAGCTGCATCTTATGCGGCTTGAGACGTCGTGGAATGCATTGGGACAAAAGGGCCGGTTAACGGTGCCTTGA